From Ignatzschineria sp. RMDPL8A, a single genomic window includes:
- the tuf gene encoding elongation factor Tu yields the protein MSKETFSRNKPHVNVGTIGHVDHGKTTLTAALTKVGAEEYGGDIRAYDQIDNAPEERERGITISTSHVEYESPNRHYAHVDCPGHADYVKNMITGAAQMDGAILVCSAADGPMPQTREHILLSRQVGVPYILVFLNKADMVDDAELIELVEMEVRDLLNEYDFPGDDTPVIVGSALKAIEGDQSEIGVPAIKKLIESLDAWIPEPVREIDKPFLMPIEDVFSISGRGTVVTGRIETGILKAGEEVEIVGIRDTQKSTCTGVEMFRKLLDEGRAGDNVGVLLRGTRREDVERGQVLAKPGTINPHTKFEAEVYVLSKDEGGRHTPFFKGYRPQFYFRTTDVTGACELPEGVEMVMPGDNVKMVVELINPIAMAEGLRFAIREGGRTVGAGVVAKVIA from the coding sequence ATGTCAAAGGAAACTTTTAGTCGTAATAAACCACACGTAAACGTGGGTACAATTGGTCACGTTGACCATGGTAAAACTACCTTAACTGCGGCATTAACCAAAGTTGGTGCTGAAGAGTACGGTGGTGATATTCGTGCGTACGATCAGATCGATAACGCACCAGAAGAGAGAGAACGTGGTATCACAATCTCAACTTCACACGTTGAGTATGAATCACCTAACCGTCACTACGCACACGTTGACTGCCCAGGGCACGCGGACTATGTTAAAAACATGATCACAGGTGCTGCGCAGATGGACGGCGCTATCTTAGTTTGTTCGGCGGCGGATGGTCCTATGCCACAAACTCGTGAGCACATCTTATTATCACGCCAAGTTGGTGTTCCATATATCCTTGTTTTCTTAAACAAAGCAGATATGGTTGATGATGCTGAGCTTATCGAGCTTGTAGAGATGGAAGTTCGTGATCTTCTTAATGAATATGACTTCCCAGGTGATGATACGCCTGTAATCGTAGGTTCTGCACTTAAAGCGATCGAAGGCGACCAGTCTGAAATCGGCGTGCCTGCAATCAAAAAACTTATCGAATCATTAGATGCGTGGATTCCAGAGCCAGTACGTGAAATCGACAAGCCATTCTTAATGCCTATCGAAGACGTATTCTCAATCTCAGGTCGTGGTACAGTTGTAACAGGTCGTATCGAGACAGGTATCCTCAAAGCAGGTGAAGAAGTTGAAATTGTTGGTATCCGTGATACTCAGAAATCAACTTGTACCGGTGTTGAGATGTTCCGTAAGCTTCTCGATGAAGGTCGCGCAGGGGACAACGTTGGGGTTCTTCTTCGTGGTACACGTCGTGAAGACGTAGAGCGCGGTCAAGTACTTGCTAAACCAGGTACAATTAATCCACACACTAAATTTGAAGCTGAAGTTTACGTATTATCAAAAGACGAAGGTGGACGTCACACTCCATTCTTTAAAGGTTATCGTCCACAGTTCTACTTCCGTACAACTGACGTAACAGGTGCTTGTGAGCTTCCTGAAGGCGTTGAAATGGTAATGCCAGGTGATAACGTTAAAATGGTAGTTGAGTTAATCAACCCAATCGCTATGGCTGAAGGCTTACGTTTTGCGATCCGTGAAGGCGGTCGTACCGTAGGTGCTGGTGTTGTTGCTAAAGTGATTGCGTAA
- a CDS encoding L,D-transpeptidase family protein gives MRQAKWWSAVGAALVLAGCNTTSGPINYAAPVKQAEVKPLLQEMQRMSRINQAWITELLAACETEKLACSMVSDKKHTLSTLGGRTYDHLRQSEMIGLDPALYYIDSVEAILADKEANIYRADSLLLMGLLAYIRDVVEGRPELKKLDDLWLLDGEKARPVATALEFIRSGGDEAVLTALEPTYPEYQFLKTGLKHYLEMSDDSRGKPITRLSEGNVLRKGQQSAAVVTLRKRLAETGYLAESQTTSSHYDDALYKVVQQFQRDHQLEPDGIVGGQTTRELNLSVDDRIEKIKVNLERWRWMPRSMGDHYIVVDIPGFEYYVVKEGEVTLRAKTVVGKDLRPTPVFSSDMNHIVFSPYWHVPRSMAVKDQLPRLKNDPNIVMNRNIRVFDSKGKEVDPRSVDWSQYNQRNFPYSLRQDPGRNNALGQVKFMFPNSHAIYLHDTPQKYLFERESRMFSSGCIRIENPTELAVYFLEEQGWDENRVQKAYERGRETTVKLPNDKKIPVFTLYMTTKAKKDGTILFRPDIYKRDGSIIAASKRLTLEAKQRIN, from the coding sequence ATGAGACAAGCAAAATGGTGGTCGGCAGTGGGCGCGGCCTTGGTTTTAGCAGGATGTAATACAACGTCTGGACCGATTAATTATGCGGCGCCGGTAAAACAGGCGGAGGTTAAGCCTCTGTTGCAAGAGATGCAGCGCATGAGCCGGATTAATCAGGCGTGGATCACCGAATTGTTAGCGGCGTGCGAAACGGAAAAACTTGCTTGCTCGATGGTATCTGACAAAAAACATACCTTATCGACGCTCGGGGGGCGCACCTATGACCATTTACGTCAAAGTGAAATGATCGGTCTTGATCCTGCGCTTTACTATATAGATAGTGTTGAAGCAATTTTAGCCGATAAAGAGGCCAATATTTATCGCGCCGATTCGTTGTTGCTGATGGGGCTTTTAGCGTACATTCGTGACGTGGTTGAAGGGCGGCCAGAGCTTAAAAAGCTCGATGACCTCTGGTTATTAGATGGCGAAAAGGCGCGTCCGGTTGCAACAGCCCTTGAATTTATTCGTTCAGGCGGTGATGAAGCGGTATTAACGGCTCTTGAACCAACTTATCCGGAATACCAATTTCTTAAAACGGGATTAAAACATTACTTAGAGATGAGCGATGATTCCCGCGGGAAACCGATCACACGTCTTTCTGAGGGGAATGTTCTGCGTAAAGGACAGCAGTCGGCGGCGGTGGTGACTCTGCGGAAACGATTAGCGGAAACGGGCTATCTTGCGGAATCTCAAACCACCTCGAGCCATTATGATGATGCGCTCTATAAAGTGGTGCAACAATTTCAGCGCGATCACCAATTAGAGCCCGATGGTATCGTTGGCGGGCAAACCACTCGCGAACTCAATCTCTCGGTGGATGATCGCATTGAAAAGATTAAGGTGAATTTAGAGCGCTGGCGCTGGATGCCTCGTTCGATGGGGGATCACTATATTGTCGTGGATATCCCTGGATTTGAATATTATGTGGTGAAAGAGGGCGAGGTGACGCTTCGCGCAAAAACGGTAGTGGGGAAAGATCTTCGCCCGACGCCGGTCTTTTCATCGGATATGAATCATATTGTCTTTAGTCCTTATTGGCATGTGCCGCGCTCGATGGCGGTAAAAGATCAGTTGCCCCGCCTTAAAAACGATCCGAACATTGTGATGAATCGTAATATTCGCGTGTTTGACTCAAAAGGAAAAGAGGTGGATCCGCGCAGTGTCGATTGGAGTCAATACAATCAGCGCAACTTCCCCTATAGCCTTCGTCAAGATCCGGGGCGTAATAACGCATTGGGGCAGGTGAAATTTATGTTTCCCAATAGCCATGCGATCTATCTACACGATACGCCGCAGAAATATCTCTTTGAGCGTGAGTCGAGAATGTTTAGCTCCGGCTGTATTCGAATTGAAAACCCCACGGAGCTCGCGGTTTACTTCTTAGAAGAGCAGGGCTGGGATGAAAATCGTGTGCAAAAAGCGTACGAAAGAGGGCGTGAAACAACGGTTAAGCTCCCGAATGATAAAAAAATCCCTGTTTTTACGCTTTACATGACGACAAAGGCAAAAAAAGATGGTACTATTCTTTTCCGTCCTGATATCTATAAGCGGGACGGTAGCATTATTGCAGCGTCAAAGCGGCTTACTTTAGAAGCAAAACAACGGATTAATTAA
- the metA gene encoding homoserine O-succinyltransferase translates to MPVKIPNALPASTILKNENIFVMDESRAEMQDIRPLKIAILNLMPLKEVTETQLLRVLGNTPLQVEPVFLTTESYQSKNTDKEYLDAFYRTFDEVEGQSFDGFIITGAPVETMPFEEVVYWKELTRIMEWADKNVFSTLYICWGAQAGLYHRYGIPKYELSEKRFGVYPHYVLENNIKILRGFDDLFFAPHSRHTEVRREDIERHEDLMILAESPEAGVHIVANRDLRHVYVMGHGEYDIDTLEREYKRDIDKGMLIDPPKNYYPNDDPTRGPLVTWRSHGNLLFANWLNYCVYQETPYELERIVTKNR, encoded by the coding sequence ATGCCAGTAAAAATTCCCAACGCATTGCCTGCGTCTACCATTTTAAAAAATGAAAATATCTTCGTGATGGATGAATCCCGCGCGGAGATGCAAGATATTCGCCCGTTAAAAATTGCGATTTTAAATTTGATGCCCCTCAAAGAAGTGACGGAAACCCAGCTTTTACGGGTGCTTGGAAATACGCCACTGCAAGTGGAGCCGGTCTTTTTAACAACGGAAAGCTATCAATCCAAAAATACTGATAAAGAGTATCTCGATGCATTTTACCGAACCTTTGATGAGGTGGAAGGGCAATCCTTTGACGGTTTTATCATTACCGGTGCGCCGGTGGAAACGATGCCTTTTGAAGAGGTGGTCTATTGGAAAGAGCTGACGCGGATTATGGAGTGGGCCGATAAAAATGTCTTCTCGACGCTCTATATCTGCTGGGGCGCGCAAGCGGGGCTCTATCACCGCTATGGGATTCCTAAGTATGAATTAAGTGAGAAACGCTTTGGTGTCTATCCGCATTATGTGCTCGAAAATAATATTAAAATTTTGCGAGGATTTGATGATCTCTTCTTTGCGCCGCATAGCCGGCACACTGAGGTGCGCCGTGAGGACATTGAACGCCATGAGGATTTGATGATTTTAGCCGAATCACCGGAAGCGGGCGTGCACATTGTGGCCAATCGCGATCTGCGTCATGTCTATGTGATGGGGCATGGGGAATATGATATCGATACGCTCGAGCGTGAATATAAGCGCGATATTGATAAAGGTATGTTGATCGATCCGCCAAAAAACTACTATCCTAATGATGATCCGACACGGGGGCCGCTCGTGACGTGGCGCTCCCATGGAAATCTTCTGTTTGCGAATTGGCTCAATTATTGCGTATACCAGGAGACACCTTACGAGTTGGAGCGTATTGTGACGAAAAATCGATAA
- a CDS encoding GNAT family N-acetyltransferase: MSSNKGEELIEAIDLDDRNEILDDLIALWERSVRASHTFLTERNIAEIKPQVAPAIIGISQFLMIREAGEIVAFMGVEEDSIEMLFIDPVAWKKGYGRALIQYAIDTLDAVYVDVNEDNHGARAFYEALGFAMFDYSETDGAGNPFPILHLKYS, encoded by the coding sequence GTGAGTTCTAATAAAGGTGAAGAATTGATTGAAGCGATCGATCTGGATGATCGTAACGAGATTCTCGACGATTTAATCGCGCTTTGGGAGCGTTCCGTTCGGGCAAGCCACACCTTTTTAACGGAGCGTAATATTGCTGAGATTAAGCCCCAAGTCGCGCCCGCGATCATCGGGATTAGCCAATTTTTGATGATTCGTGAAGCAGGTGAAATCGTGGCATTTATGGGCGTTGAAGAGGATTCCATTGAGATGCTCTTTATCGATCCTGTGGCGTGGAAAAAGGGCTATGGGCGGGCGTTAATTCAATATGCCATTGATACGCTTGACGCCGTTTATGTGGATGTTAATGAGGATAATCACGGCGCGCGGGCTTTTTATGAGGCGTTAGGCTTTGCGATGTTTGATTATTCGGAGACCGATGGTGCCGGCAATCCATTTCCGATCCTGCATCTTAAATATTCTTGA
- a CDS encoding exonuclease SbcCD subunit D has protein sequence MDRIDLIFNKVEPNLKLFHTADWHLGKLVHGVYMTDDQRVILQEFIEHIRREKPDVVIIAGDIYDRAIPPSDAITLFNETLNTIILELNTPVIAISGNHDSSTRIDFGSAFMKNEGLHMVGELKFPLEPIVLSDAFGEVHFHPIPYIEPSQLRTRVKDDSIKSHDDAMKYLIDNITDDFDQNARHIAIAHAFITHSSTPINTSESERPLAIGGTEFIQADHFAPFHYTALGHLHQAQIVKDERIQYSGSPLKYSGSEIPHKKGFLMIEIDEKGTLTTTKIPLTPRRDVIEVKATLSDLLKMPYSEDYAFVTLLDKTAIIQPMEQVRTVFPNALHLRRDSGLIRTPDEIKARLLETREQNDLELFKAFYELLETEHPDEATQALFEETLHRAKEPNA, from the coding sequence ATGGATCGAATCGATCTTATTTTCAACAAGGTGGAACCTAATTTGAAACTCTTTCACACCGCCGATTGGCATTTAGGAAAGCTCGTTCACGGCGTCTATATGACCGATGATCAGCGCGTTATTTTGCAGGAATTTATTGAACATATTCGGCGCGAAAAGCCCGATGTCGTCATTATTGCCGGCGATATTTACGACCGTGCCATTCCGCCAAGTGACGCCATCACCCTCTTTAACGAAACGCTCAACACCATTATTTTGGAGCTAAACACCCCGGTCATTGCGATTAGTGGGAATCATGATAGTAGTACGCGGATCGATTTTGGCAGTGCCTTTATGAAAAATGAGGGCCTCCATATGGTGGGCGAGCTCAAATTCCCGCTAGAACCGATTGTGCTCAGCGACGCATTTGGCGAGGTGCATTTTCACCCGATTCCTTATATCGAGCCCTCGCAACTTCGCACGCGCGTAAAAGATGATTCCATTAAAAGTCATGACGATGCGATGAAATATCTGATCGATAACATCACCGACGATTTCGATCAAAACGCCCGCCATATCGCCATTGCCCACGCCTTTATTACTCACAGCTCAACGCCGATTAATACAAGTGAATCAGAACGTCCGCTTGCCATTGGAGGCACTGAATTTATTCAAGCGGATCATTTCGCGCCCTTCCATTACACCGCGCTTGGCCATCTCCATCAGGCGCAAATTGTGAAAGATGAACGCATTCAATACTCAGGCTCTCCGCTTAAATATTCCGGCTCTGAAATTCCACATAAAAAAGGCTTTTTGATGATTGAGATCGACGAGAAAGGTACGCTCACCACCACGAAAATTCCGCTCACACCCCGCCGAGATGTGATCGAGGTAAAGGCCACCTTGAGCGATCTATTAAAAATGCCCTATTCAGAGGATTACGCCTTTGTGACGCTGCTAGATAAAACCGCCATTATTCAGCCGATGGAGCAGGTTCGCACCGTTTTCCCAAATGCACTCCATCTTCGCCGAGATAGCGGATTGATTCGAACGCCCGATGAGATTAAAGCGCGCCTACTTGAAACCCGCGAGCAGAACGATCTTGAGCTGTTTAAAGCCTTTTATGAACTGCTCGAAACGGAGCATCCCGACGAGGCAACACAAGCTCTCTTTGAAGAGACCCTACACCGCGCGAAGGAGCCAAACGCATGA
- a CDS encoding AAA family ATPase: protein MRPHQLTMTAFGPYKTAETINFDALLPHNLFVISGRTGSGKTTIFDALCYALYGVASGSDRSDIRALRSHFAESDTPSTVELIFTSKGKRYRILRQLPYQKPGNKSETPGKIEFFQILDDGAEVEAAEKQQAREVREAIEAIIGFNHDQFSQLVMLPQGEFRKFLTSDTENREAILQKIFNTHLYSEQLQILRAKRDAEHQSFELLNRERSALIHEIKTLPARETPFFERLHEETINFEQALSGLKAEKSHYTGELTALSGALIALKKEYDEASETLNQAKTLNLYFTELTEKQNNLTALNAKAPHFNALAQSIKSARKAMPLIPLRNTVLKNEKSLKALNGTLQTKVQEHQQANERFNKAETALTAEKSRNDTRETLQKTIHQLESQQKNVETLATLKTELSALKTKETHEKSALENDTKALTDLQKTLATLTDEQETLSRVLLGESSLLEARHTTQSAILYRQKEASARREESKLQTELESARETLNRTQTERDQAFKLLLENHAERLAENLEEGEPCPVCGSKTHEKRQPDLFERAPIMSESEFQSLDLTLQQATQKESRLVSSLNHVRQSLAEITEQLKTLKVSIPLETLENHLITIETDLKTLHEKRTRHDQVQLNLTKKRTQLTKIEAQKQTRETVLHETQTALSRLEARLTEMSRAIPEHLQDISAFKTALEREQKALQTLQRALETAEIEHRKAETQLATLGAEINSLEMQLKTAEEDTALALEQFETALRTAGFTDLTAFEKAQTSDENLNNWEAELRTYEESRTFLTNRIAELTALTHEKSPADLTALTESATLLFTRYEKAIETKTRTESILKQIQSMQEKIDKNASAIQQAEADFTRIEHLFNLLRGQNSLKLSFERYILIDYLERVIEAANLRFREMSNGQFEFVRSDTQASHGRQSGLDLDVYDAYTGQNRDVKTMSGGEKFKASLCLSLGMSDVIQSFKGGISIDTLFIDEGFGSLDAESLEQAIDVLIDLQKSGRMIGVISHVEELKEALPARIEITKDKSGISHAEVIIA, encoded by the coding sequence ATGAGACCCCATCAATTAACCATGACCGCTTTCGGCCCCTATAAAACCGCCGAAACCATCAATTTTGACGCACTGCTTCCTCACAATCTGTTTGTGATTTCTGGGCGCACCGGATCGGGGAAAACCACCATTTTCGATGCGCTCTGTTACGCGCTTTACGGCGTTGCAAGTGGGTCTGATCGAAGCGATATTCGTGCACTGCGCTCACACTTTGCCGAAAGCGATACCCCAAGCACAGTCGAGCTCATCTTCACCAGTAAAGGAAAGCGCTACCGCATTTTACGCCAGCTCCCCTATCAAAAGCCGGGCAATAAATCAGAAACCCCTGGGAAAATCGAATTCTTCCAGATCCTTGATGATGGCGCTGAAGTGGAAGCGGCGGAAAAACAGCAAGCCCGCGAAGTCCGTGAGGCAATTGAAGCAATTATCGGCTTTAATCACGATCAATTTAGCCAGCTGGTAATGCTACCGCAGGGGGAATTCCGTAAATTTTTAACCTCCGATACTGAAAATCGCGAGGCGATCTTACAGAAAATCTTCAACACGCATCTCTATAGTGAACAGCTCCAAATTCTTAGAGCCAAACGCGATGCGGAACATCAATCCTTCGAACTTTTAAATCGTGAACGCTCGGCGCTCATTCATGAGATTAAAACCCTGCCCGCCCGTGAAACGCCTTTTTTTGAGAGACTGCACGAGGAAACCATCAATTTTGAACAAGCGCTCAGCGGATTAAAAGCGGAAAAATCCCATTATACTGGGGAATTAACGGCGCTCAGCGGAGCCCTCATTGCGCTCAAAAAAGAGTACGATGAGGCGAGCGAAACGCTCAATCAAGCAAAAACCCTCAATCTATATTTTACTGAATTAACCGAAAAGCAAAATAATCTCACCGCGCTAAACGCAAAAGCGCCCCATTTTAATGCCCTTGCCCAATCGATCAAATCTGCGCGGAAAGCAATGCCTCTCATTCCACTACGAAATACTGTGCTCAAAAATGAGAAATCGCTCAAAGCGCTTAACGGAACGTTGCAGACGAAAGTGCAAGAACATCAGCAAGCAAACGAGCGTTTTAATAAGGCTGAAACCGCCCTCACTGCTGAAAAATCACGCAATGATACACGTGAAACATTGCAAAAAACGATTCATCAGCTCGAATCCCAGCAAAAAAATGTCGAGACACTGGCGACGCTTAAAACCGAGCTTTCTGCATTAAAAACGAAAGAGACTCATGAAAAGTCAGCTTTAGAGAACGATACAAAAGCGCTTACCGACCTCCAAAAAACGCTTGCCACCTTAACGGATGAACAGGAAACCTTAAGCCGAGTGCTCCTTGGGGAATCCTCGCTGCTTGAGGCGCGCCACACCACTCAAAGCGCCATTCTGTATCGACAAAAAGAAGCATCGGCACGCCGTGAAGAGAGTAAGCTTCAAACCGAACTTGAATCCGCGCGCGAGACTCTCAATCGCACCCAAACTGAGCGCGATCAGGCATTTAAACTCCTGCTTGAAAATCACGCAGAGCGTCTCGCTGAGAATTTGGAAGAAGGTGAGCCTTGCCCTGTTTGCGGAAGTAAAACCCACGAAAAGCGCCAGCCCGATCTCTTTGAACGTGCACCCATTATGAGTGAATCTGAGTTTCAGTCCCTCGATCTAACGCTCCAACAGGCGACCCAAAAAGAGAGCCGATTGGTGAGCAGTCTTAATCACGTGCGCCAATCCCTCGCTGAAATTACCGAACAACTCAAAACGCTAAAGGTATCGATTCCGCTGGAAACGCTCGAAAACCATCTCATCACGATTGAAACTGATCTTAAAACCCTACATGAAAAACGCACGCGCCACGATCAAGTGCAATTAAACCTCACAAAAAAACGCACGCAACTGACCAAGATTGAGGCGCAAAAACAGACGCGAGAAACCGTTCTCCATGAGACGCAAACCGCGCTTTCTCGGCTGGAAGCCCGCCTGACTGAAATGAGTCGCGCCATTCCGGAACATCTGCAAGATATCTCCGCCTTTAAAACGGCATTGGAGAGAGAGCAAAAAGCGCTGCAAACATTACAACGCGCGCTTGAAACGGCAGAAATCGAGCACCGCAAGGCCGAAACTCAGCTCGCAACGCTTGGGGCAGAAATTAATTCCCTCGAGATGCAACTTAAAACAGCAGAGGAAGACACTGCCCTCGCTCTTGAGCAGTTTGAAACGGCACTTCGTACGGCAGGCTTTACCGATTTGACGGCATTTGAAAAGGCGCAAACCTCCGATGAGAACTTAAACAACTGGGAAGCCGAACTTCGCACTTATGAAGAATCGCGCACCTTTTTAACGAATCGCATTGCTGAATTAACGGCGCTCACCCATGAGAAATCTCCTGCGGATTTAACCGCTCTCACCGAAAGCGCGACGCTGCTATTTACCCGTTATGAAAAGGCGATCGAAACCAAAACCCGTACCGAGTCGATATTAAAACAGATCCAATCGATGCAAGAAAAAATCGATAAAAATGCCAGCGCCATTCAACAAGCGGAGGCGGATTTTACTCGCATTGAGCACCTTTTTAATCTTCTACGAGGACAAAACTCGCTCAAACTCTCGTTTGAACGCTATATTTTGATCGATTATTTAGAACGGGTGATTGAAGCGGCAAATCTTCGGTTCCGTGAGATGAGTAATGGCCAATTTGAATTTGTTCGGAGCGATACGCAAGCCTCACACGGCCGTCAAAGCGGGCTCGATCTTGATGTTTATGACGCCTACACCGGGCAAAATCGCGATGTAAAAACCATGTCCGGCGGTGAGAAATTTAAAGCCTCGCTCTGCCTCTCTCTTGGGATGAGTGATGTGATTCAAAGTTTTAAAGGGGGCATCTCGATCGACACCCTCTTCATCGATGAAGGCTTTGGCTCACTTGATGCTGAATCCCTCGAGCAGGCGATCGACGTCTTGATTGATCTGCAAAAATCAGGGCGCATGATTGGCGTTATTTCCCACGTCGAAGAGCTCAAAGAAGCCCTCCCCGCACGGATCGAAATCACCAAAGATAAGAGCGGAATCAGTCATGCAGAGGTAATTATTGCGTGA
- a CDS encoding O-acetylhomoserine aminocarboxypropyltransferase/cysteine synthase encodes MSNQSWSFDTLQVHAGQTVDNDTKSRAVPIYQTTSYVFDDSQHGADLFSLAKPGNIYTRLMNPTTDVLEKRMAALEGGVGALCTSSGMAAILYSIQNLAVPGDEIITLSTVYGGTYTLFNDRLESQYGIKAHFVEPEDFAGLEAAINEKTRAIYFESIGNPDINIPHIEKIVEIAKKHNVPTVVDNTFGTPYLIQLKEYGVNFIVHSLTKYLGGHGTSIGGVIVDLGTYDFKDNPRFPQYNTPDSAYHGLKYADLGEAAYILRARVTFLRDSGAVISPFNSFLILLGIETLSLRVERMTQSAFKIAEHLANHPAVAWVKHPALPGSEYKARQEKYFPKGVGAIFTFGVKGGREASIKFIDNLEIFSLLANVADAKSLVIHPAGTTHSQLDEEGLKKAGVLPELVRLSVGLEDADDLIADIDQALEKAQQ; translated from the coding sequence ATGTCTAATCAGAGCTGGAGTTTTGATACCCTTCAAGTCCACGCAGGACAAACCGTTGATAACGATACTAAATCAAGAGCGGTTCCAATCTACCAAACCACAAGTTATGTTTTTGATGATTCCCAGCACGGTGCGGACCTTTTCAGTCTCGCAAAACCGGGGAATATCTATACCCGTTTAATGAATCCCACTACTGATGTGTTAGAAAAACGCATGGCAGCGCTCGAAGGGGGCGTTGGTGCACTCTGTACCAGTTCTGGAATGGCGGCGATTTTATACTCGATCCAAAATTTGGCCGTGCCCGGTGATGAAATTATCACATTGAGCACCGTTTATGGCGGGACCTACACGCTCTTTAACGATCGTTTAGAATCACAATATGGCATTAAAGCGCATTTTGTTGAGCCCGAAGATTTTGCCGGATTAGAAGCGGCGATTAATGAAAAAACCCGCGCAATCTACTTCGAAAGTATCGGGAATCCAGACATCAACATTCCCCATATTGAAAAAATCGTTGAAATTGCGAAAAAACACAATGTTCCCACCGTGGTTGATAACACCTTTGGAACGCCTTACCTCATTCAATTGAAAGAGTATGGGGTGAACTTTATTGTCCATTCATTGACGAAATATTTAGGCGGACACGGCACCTCCATTGGCGGAGTGATTGTGGATCTTGGCACCTATGATTTCAAAGACAATCCTCGTTTCCCGCAATACAATACGCCCGATTCTGCCTATCACGGGCTGAAATATGCGGATTTAGGGGAAGCGGCTTATATTTTACGAGCGCGGGTGACTTTTCTACGAGATTCAGGCGCAGTCATCAGTCCCTTTAACTCATTTTTAATTTTGCTTGGCATTGAAACGCTTAGCCTTCGGGTTGAGCGCATGACTCAAAGTGCGTTTAAAATTGCGGAGCACTTAGCGAATCATCCGGCGGTAGCATGGGTGAAACATCCGGCGCTTCCCGGAAGTGAGTATAAAGCGCGTCAAGAGAAATATTTCCCGAAAGGGGTGGGTGCAATTTTCACCTTTGGTGTGAAAGGCGGGCGCGAAGCGAGCATTAAATTTATCGATAATTTAGAGATTTTCTCACTGCTTGCAAACGTTGCTGATGCGAAGAGCTTGGTGATTCACCCAGCCGGAACCACGCACTCACAGCTCGATGAAGAGGGCCTTAAAAAAGCGGGCGTTCTTCCTGAGTTAGTGCGTCTTTCTGTGGGGCTTGAAGATGCGGACGATCTGATCGCCGATATCGATCAAGCACTCGAAAAAGCGCAACAATAA
- a CDS encoding bile acid:sodium symporter family protein — translation MNALIRLSQFVGKTFALWVLLFAALAFLSPSSFTLIGQYIPWLLGIVMLGMGMTLTLGDFREIIRHPLAVIIGVVSQFVIMPLIAYALAKLFALPPAIAVGVILVGACPGGTASNVMTYLARGNTALSVACTSVSTLLAPILTPVVFYLLASEWLEVSMSAMFISVIKMVLFPIAIGVMLRMIFKSSIAKATEVLPLVSVFSIVLIVAAVVSGSKQSIIESGLLIFGVVVLHNGLGYLLGFGVARLFKLNFADSKAVSIEVGMQNSGLGAALAKTHFALDPVTAVPSAIFSFWHNISGPILATFWASRSDNPVKTTETTETAKTKADA, via the coding sequence ATGAATGCGCTCATTCGTTTAAGCCAATTTGTGGGCAAAACTTTTGCGCTCTGGGTACTGCTCTTTGCGGCCCTCGCTTTTCTATCCCCCTCGTCATTTACGCTGATCGGCCAGTACATTCCGTGGTTACTTGGTATCGTGATGCTCGGCATGGGCATGACCTTAACTCTCGGCGATTTTCGTGAAATTATTCGTCATCCTTTAGCGGTGATTATTGGGGTTGTCTCGCAATTTGTGATTATGCCACTCATCGCATACGCGCTTGCAAAACTCTTTGCACTACCGCCTGCGATCGCGGTGGGCGTGATTTTAGTCGGCGCTTGTCCTGGGGGAACCGCATCGAACGTAATGACCTATCTTGCTCGCGGTAACACGGCGCTTTCCGTTGCCTGTACCTCTGTGTCAACGCTCTTAGCGCCAATTTTAACTCCAGTTGTCTTCTATCTTCTTGCTAGCGAATGGCTCGAGGTCTCGATGAGCGCGATGTTTATCTCGGTGATCAAAATGGTGCTCTTCCCCATTGCGATCGGCGTTATGTTACGCATGATTTTCAAATCCTCGATCGCTAAAGCGACCGAAGTGCTGCCCCTTGTATCAGTCTTTTCCATCGTATTAATTGTCGCGGCGGTTGTCAGCGGTAGCAAACAATCGATCATCGAATCCGGGCTCTTAATTTTTGGTGTTGTTGTACTGCATAACGGCCTTGGATATCTCTTAGGCTTTGGCGTAGCTCGCCTCTTTAAACTCAATTTTGCCGATAGTAAAGCGGTCTCCATTGAAGTGGGTATGCAAAACTCCGGTCTTGGCGCGGCACTTGCAAAAACCCACTTTGCCCTTGATCCGGTGACCGCTGTTCCGAGCGCGATCTTTAGCTTTTGGCACAATATTTCCGGCCCAATTTTAGCCACCTTTTGGGCATCTCGTAGCGATAACCCCGTCAAAACTACCGAGACTACCGAAA